The Euzebya sp. sequence GACCTTCAACCCGGAGCGGCCGAGGCGGCGGTAGATCATGTCGGTCATGGCCGGCGAGCCTAGCGGCCCCGACACCGCCGCCCTCCGCCGATACCCTCGTGGCCATGGACAACAGCGTGCAGACCATGCGGTGGATCCTCGTGAACATGACCGCGGTGGCCGCCCTCGTGGCGCTGGCCCTCGGCTACTGGACCGCCGCCGTGATCCTGCTGCTCGGCGTCGCCGCCCACACCACCCACTGGCTCATGCACCGCCGCCGGCCGGCGGCGGTGCCCGTCGAGGACGTCTGAGCTCAGCGGGGTCGGGTCAGGAGGACCATCGACCGGCCCTCGAGGGTGACCTCGGTGACCGGGTCCTCGTCCGCGGCCTCGTCGTCCGGGTCGATCCAGCCGCCCCGCGCGGTGTCCATCTGCACCGCCCAGCTGTCCCCGAGGGCGCTGGGGAGGGTGAACGTCACCTCGTCGGGGGCGGCGTTGAACACGACCAGGAAGTCGTCGTCGACGATCGGCTCGCCCTGGGCGCCGGGAGTGCGGATGCCCTTGCCGTTCATGAACACCGCCAGGGACCGGGCGTGGCCGACGTTCCAGTCCTCGTCGTCCATCTCCTCGCCGTCCGGCCTGAACCAGCCGATGTCCTCGAGGCCGGTCCCGCGGATGCTCTGCCCCTCGAACCACCGGCGGCGCCGGAAGACGGGGTGGGCGCGGCGGAACGCGATCGCCCGCTGGGCGAACTCGAGCAGATCGGCGTCGACGGCGTCGGGTGACCAGTCGAACCAGCTGATCTCGTTGTCCTGGCAGTAGGCGTTGTTGTTGCCGCCCTGCGTGCGGCCGAGCTCGTCGCCGCCGAGGACCATCGGCACGCCCTGGCTGAGGAGGACGGTCGCCAGGATGTTCCGCTGCTGACGGGCGCGGAGCGCGAGGACCTCCGGGTCGTCCGTCGGCCCCTCCGCCCCGTGGTTCCAGGACCGGTTGTCGTCCGAGCCGTCGTTGCCGCCCTCGCCGTTGGCCTCGTTGTGCTTCTCGTTGTAGCTGACCAGGTCCGCGAGGGTGAAGCCGTCGTGGGCGGTGACGAAGTTGATCGACGCCATCGGCCGGCGCGTGTCGGACTGGTACAGGTCGCTCGACCCGGTCAGGCGCTGGGCGAACTCGCCGAGCGTCGCCGGCTCCCCGCGCCAGAAGTCCCGGACGGTGTCGCGGTACAGGCCGTTCCACTCCGACCAGACCGGCGGGAAGTTGCCGACCTGGTAGCCGCCCTCCCCGACGTCCCACGGCTCGGCGATCAGCTTCACCTGGCTGATGACGGGGTCCTGCTGGATGATGTCGAAGAACGCGCTCAGCTTGTCGACGTCGTGCAGCTCGCGGGCGAGCGTGGACGCGAGGTCGAAGCGGAACCCGTCGACGTGCATCTCGGTCACCCAGTACCGCAGGCTGTCCATGATCAGCTGCAGCACGAAGGGGCTGCGGGCGTTGAGCGAGTTCCCCGTGCCCGTGTAGTCCATGTAGTACCGGGGGTCGTCGTCGACGAGCCGGTAGTACGACTCGTTGTCCACCCCGCGGAGCGACAGGTGCGGGCCCATGTGGTTGCCCTCGCCGGTGTGGTTGTAGACCACGTCGAGGATGACCTCGATGCCGGCCGCGTGGAGGGCGCGGACCATCTGCTTGAACTCCTGGACCTGCCCGCCGACGCGGTCGGTGGCCGCGTACTCGTGGTGGGGGGCCAGGTAGGCGATCGAGTCGTACCCCCAGTAGTTCCGCAGGTCCTTCTCGACGAGGTGGGAGTGGTGGACGAACTGGTGGACCGGCAGCAGCTCCACCGCGGTCACGCCGAGGTCCCGCAGGTGGGCGATCGCCGGCTCGGTCGCCAGGCCCGCGTAGGTGCCGCGGAGCTCCTCGGGGACGTCGGGGTGGGTGGCGGTGAAGCCCTTGACGTGCACCTCGTAGATGACCGACTCGTGCATCGGGGTGCGGAGCTGGCGGTCGCCCTCCCAGTCGAACCACGGGTTGACCACGATGCTGCGCGGCACGAACGGCGCGGAGTCCGCGTCGTTCCGCTCGTCCGGCTCGCCGAAGGGGTAGGCGAACACCGCCTCGTCCCAGTCGATCATCCCCGGGGTGCGGTCGCCCGCCACGCCGGTGACGGCCTTCGCGTAGGGGTCGATCAGCAGCTTGGCCGGGTTGAAGCGCTTCCCCGAGGCGGGGTCGTACGGACCGTGGACCCGGTAGCCGTACATCTGCCCCGGACCGACGTCCGGGAGGTAGGCGTGCCAGCAGTACCCCGTCACCTCGTGGATGGCGACGCGGGTCTCGGTGCCGTCGTCGTCGAACAGGCACAGCTCGACCCCGTCGGCGTGCTCGCTGAACAGGCTGAAGTTGGTGCCGACGCCGTCGAAGGTGGCGCCGAGGGGGTAGGGCTCGCCGGGCCAGGCGCGGACGTCCTGGGCTGCGGGGTCAGTCGTGGTCATGACCCACCAGCATGGCCACGGGGAGCGTCGCCAACACCCCGTCCAGGCGCAGCCGACCGTCCACGGGCTCGTGGACCGCACCGGTCAGGGCGTCGGTGAGCCGGCGGTGCCCCGACGTCGCGATGGTGGTGTCGCCCCACACGTCGGCGACGGGCCAGCGGTCGCGCGCCAGGCCGTAGGGCAGCCGGGTGGCGACCGCGAGAACCGTCGTGCCGTCCGGGCCCGTGCCCTGGGCGGAGGACCCCCGGCGCAGGGCGGCGACGTGGTCGGCAGCTGACCCGTCGGCGTGGACGCCCTCGAGCGACCCCCGGGCGAACACCTCGGCGTGGCGGCGACGGAGCTCGAGCCCGGTGCGGGTCACCAGCATCTTGAGCGCCCCGTCGCGCCAGTCGTCGCGCAGCCCGGCGACGGCGGCGGCCCGGTCGTCGGCGGCCAGCACCTGCTCCACCCGCTCGCGAGCGGCTCGGATGCGGTCGAGTGGGAGGGGCCGCCGGTTGTCCGGGTCGACCAGGCTGTCGTCCCAGATCTCGGTGCCACGGTAGATGTCGGGCACGCCCGGTCCCGCGATCTTCAACAGGACCGTCGAGAGGGCGTTGACCGCACCCGGCACCGCGATGCGGCCGGCGAGCCGGCTCAGGGGCGCGACCGCGTCCTCGCGGGTCGTGATCGCCGCCACCCAGTCGGCGACGGCCTGCTCGTACGCCTCGTCGGGGTCGCGGTGGGAGGTCCGCACCTCGGCTTCGCGGAGCGCCTTGTGCGCGTAGGCGGCCAGCCGCTCGGTCAGCTCGCCCGGGTCGTCGGCGCACAGCCCGATGACCCCGACAGCGGTCTGGGCGAGCAGCCAGCGGGCGTGCTCATCGACAGCGCCTGCGGCGGGTTGACCGGTAGCGCCGGCGGTGGGTTGACCGGTAGCGCCTGCGGCGGGTTGACCGGTAGCGCCTGCGGCGGGGGGGTCGTCGACCGCATCGTCCAGCTGCGCCAGCAGGTCGAGGAACGCGTCGGGCACCTCCGCCAGCACGGCGATGCGGGCACGGACGTCCTCAGCGCGCTTGGTGTCGTGCGTCGAGGTGGTCGTGCCGGCGTCGGGCCAGGCCGCCTGGCGGGCCGCCAACCCCTCGACGATGGCGGGCGGCTCGGGCGGCTGGTCCAGGGATGCCGCGTCGATGCCGACCTCGCACAGGCTCGACAGGGACACGTGGCGGTACAGCAGGCGGTCCTCGAACCCCTTCGCGGCGGCCGGGCCGGTCAGCTGCTGCCAGCGCGTCAGCGCCCGTCGGCCGGGCTGACCCGTCAGCGCGTCGACGACCGCAGACGCGACGTGGCGCCCGTGCGTGACCGCGGCGGCGTCGGCCGCGTCGGCGATCGCCCGCTCGTCGACCAGCGCGACCGACCCCTCCACCGGCACGTAGGTGCGGTAGCCGCGCAGGTGGGCGGCCATGTCGCCGAGGACGTGGCCGACGTCGTGGTCGTCGACGCCGTCGACCGGGCCGAGCAGCCGCTGGACGGCATCCACGTCGGCGGCGAAGAGCTCCTGCAGCACGTGCCACTTCGACTCGGCGAGGGCGTGGACGACCGGGCCGGTCAGCCCGGTGCGGGTCTCGAACTCCGCGCGGAGGCGGCGGTACCCCTCGACGTCGGTGAGCCACAGGTTGAGCAGGGCCGCGACCTCGTAGCCGGTGGTCCCCTCGACCGGCCAGTCGGGCAGGTCCTCGTCGAGCTCGAGGATCTTCTCGACCAGCAGCCAGCGGTCGTCGCCGATCCGCTCGCGGAGACGGCGGAGGTACGCGGCGGGGTCGGCCAGGCCGTCGATGTGGTCGACGCGGAGGCCTTGGACGACGTCGTCCTCGACGAGTCGCAGGACCAGCGTGTGGATCGCGTCGAACACCTGCGGGTCCTCGACGCGGACGCCGACCAGGTCGTTCACGGCGAAGAAGCGACGGTAGGTCAGCTCGCGCTCCCCGGTCAGCCAGTGGGCCAGGCGGTAGTGCTGGGCCTCGAGGACCGCCTCGATCGGCGCATCCGGGTCGGTGCCGGGGGCGAGGGGGAGGGAGAGGTCGTCGTACA is a genomic window containing:
- the glgX gene encoding glycogen debranching protein GlgX, whose translation is MTTTDPAAQDVRAWPGEPYPLGATFDGVGTNFSLFSEHADGVELCLFDDDGTETRVAIHEVTGYCWHAYLPDVGPGQMYGYRVHGPYDPASGKRFNPAKLLIDPYAKAVTGVAGDRTPGMIDWDEAVFAYPFGEPDERNDADSAPFVPRSIVVNPWFDWEGDRQLRTPMHESVIYEVHVKGFTATHPDVPEELRGTYAGLATEPAIAHLRDLGVTAVELLPVHQFVHHSHLVEKDLRNYWGYDSIAYLAPHHEYAATDRVGGQVQEFKQMVRALHAAGIEVILDVVYNHTGEGNHMGPHLSLRGVDNESYYRLVDDDPRYYMDYTGTGNSLNARSPFVLQLIMDSLRYWVTEMHVDGFRFDLASTLARELHDVDKLSAFFDIIQQDPVISQVKLIAEPWDVGEGGYQVGNFPPVWSEWNGLYRDTVRDFWRGEPATLGEFAQRLTGSSDLYQSDTRRPMASINFVTAHDGFTLADLVSYNEKHNEANGEGGNDGSDDNRSWNHGAEGPTDDPEVLALRARQQRNILATVLLSQGVPMVLGGDELGRTQGGNNNAYCQDNEISWFDWSPDAVDADLLEFAQRAIAFRRAHPVFRRRRWFEGQSIRGTGLEDIGWFRPDGEEMDDEDWNVGHARSLAVFMNGKGIRTPGAQGEPIVDDDFLVVFNAAPDEVTFTLPSALGDSWAVQMDTARGGWIDPDDEAADEDPVTEVTLEGRSMVLLTRPR
- the treY gene encoding malto-oligosyltrehalose synthase, whose protein sequence is MPTPTPSSTYRLHLTHAFTLADAVDLVDHVDALGVDWLYLSPIQKVPTGAGHGYHILDPDVVDPQLGGEQALRELAAALAARDRGMILDIVPNHLAASPDNAWWDDLLRHGPASAHAGTFDVDLGEEGMRRPIVLPVLGAPLTDVLAAGDVRVEGDRLAVYDDLSLPLAPGTDPDAPIEAVLEAQHYRLAHWLTGERELTYRRFFAVNDLVGVRVEDPQVFDAIHTLVLRLVEDDVVQGLRVDHIDGLADPAAYLRRLRERIGDDRWLLVEKILELDEDLPDWPVEGTTGYEVAALLNLWLTDVEGYRRLRAEFETRTGLTGPVVHALAESKWHVLQELFAADVDAVQRLLGPVDGVDDHDVGHVLGDMAAHLRGYRTYVPVEGSVALVDERAIADAADAAAVTHGRHVASAVVDALTGQPGRRALTRWQQLTGPAAAKGFEDRLLYRHVSLSSLCEVGIDAASLDQPPEPPAIVEGLAARQAAWPDAGTTTSTHDTKRAEDVRARIAVLAEVPDAFLDLLAQLDDAVDDPPAAGATGQPAAGATGQPTAGATGQPAAGAVDEHARWLLAQTAVGVIGLCADDPGELTERLAAYAHKALREAEVRTSHRDPDEAYEQAVADWVAAITTREDAVAPLSRLAGRIAVPGAVNALSTVLLKIAGPGVPDIYRGTEIWDDSLVDPDNRRPLPLDRIRAARERVEQVLAADDRAAAVAGLRDDWRDGALKMLVTRTGLELRRRHAEVFARGSLEGVHADGSAADHVAALRRGSSAQGTGPDGTTVLAVATRLPYGLARDRWPVADVWGDTTIATSGHRRLTDALTGAVHEPVDGRLRLDGVLATLPVAMLVGHDHD